One part of the Gigantopelta aegis isolate Gae_Host unplaced genomic scaffold, Gae_host_genome ctg2950_pilon_pilon, whole genome shotgun sequence genome encodes these proteins:
- the LOC121391778 gene encoding LOW QUALITY PROTEIN: aldo-keto reductase family 1 member A1-like (The sequence of the model RefSeq protein was modified relative to this genomic sequence to represent the inferred CDS: inserted 2 bases in 2 codons; deleted 1 base in 1 codon), whose amino-acid sequence MIVMIELEGIKLQIWLSAQTLYNGDKIPLVGLGTWKSKPGAVEDAVKTAIRVGYRLIDGAYVYGNEKEIGNAFKEVLVSGKIFITSKLWNNKHRPEDVRPACIQTLTDLQLDYLDLYLIHXPISFRPGPDEFQRTLMVTVIYDNVPPVDTWIELEKLVDEGLAYSPLGSPDRPGVKREKPVLLNDPQVAVIAKKYNKSVAQILIRFQVERGXVVIPKSVTPERIKAIMM is encoded by the exons ATGATTGTTATGATAGAACTAGAAGGAAT AAAATTGCAAATATGGCTCAGTGCGCAAACGTTATATAATGGAGATAAGATTCCATTGGTAGGTTTGGGGACTTGGAAAAGCAAACCAGGAGCAGTTGAGGATGCAGTAAAAACAGCTATTCGTGTTGGTTATCGTCTAATTGATGGAGCATATGTTTATGGCAATGAAAAAGAAATAGGAAATGCATTCAAAGAAGTATTGGTAAGTGG GAAAATCTTTATAACTTCTAAACTTTGGAATAATAAACATCGTCCTGAAGATGTACGACCTGCTTGTATACAAACATTGACAGATTTACAACTGGACTATCTTGATCTTTATCTCATAC GGCCTATATCATTTAGACCTG GTCCTGATGAATTCCAAAGAACCCTGATGGTTACAGTAATCTACGATAATGTACCACCAGTCGATACGTGGATAGAACTGGAAAAACTAGTTGATGAGGGACTA GCTTACAGTCCTCTGGGGTCACCAGATCGTCCG GGGGTAAAGAGGGAGAAACCAGTTCTCCTTAATGATCCCCAAGTTGCTGTTATtgcaaagaaatataataaatctGTTGCACAAATATTGATAAGATTTCAAGTAGAGAGGG GTGTCGTTATCCCTAAGAGTGTAACTCCTGAACGTATTAAAGCAATTATGATGTAA